One Ctenopharyngodon idella isolate HZGC_01 chromosome 9, HZGC01, whole genome shotgun sequence DNA window includes the following coding sequences:
- the LOC127518605 gene encoding NAD(P)H dehydrogenase [quinone] 1-like, with amino-acid sequence MDSKTVLIVYAHQSAGSFNAAAKDAAVDVLKKQGCNVIVSDLYEMKFKATATKEDITGPVKNPEHFCYGEETMLAWQEGRLASDIVEEHKKLKEADIVIFQFPMYWFSVPAIMKGWMDRVLTLGFAYTLEKRYSEGIFREKKAMLSFTTGSHETMFNCNGINGDMNVTLWPVQNGVLNYCGFQVLAPQIFWAPTHLSAEARGSLLEGWRTRLQGLFSEVPLTFPPVDSFDEGKGFQLKPEVQEKQADSPFGLTVGHHLEKPLPPHSQMKAGV; translated from the exons ATGG ATTCAAAGACAGTGTTGATCGTGTACGCGCACCAGAGTGCGGGATCTTTCAATGCGGCCGCGAAAGATGCTGCTGTGGATGTGCTGAAGAAACAGGGCTGCAATGTGATTGTTTCTGACCTGTATGAAATGAAATTCAAGGCCACAGCAACCAAAGAGGATATTACTG gaCCAGTGAAGAACCCAGAACACTTTTGCTATGGAGAGGAGACCATGCTGGCCTGGCAGGAGGGGCGACTAGCTTCTGATATCGTAGAGGAGCACAAGAAATTAAAAGAAGCAGATATTGTTATCTTTCAG TTTCCCATGTACTGGTTCTCTGTTCCTGCCATCATGAAAGGTTGGATGGATCGGGTTCTTACACTTGGTTTTGCTTACACTTTGGAAAAACGCTACAGCGAGGGCATCTTCAGG gaAAAGAAAGCCATGTTATCCTTCACCACTGGTTCCCATGAGACCATGTTCAACTGCAATGGGATCAATGGAGACATGAATGTTACTCTGTGGCCAGTTCAG AATGGTGTCCTCAACTACTGTGGCTTCCAGGTCCTCGCACCACAGATCTTCTGGGCACCCACGCATCTCTCTGCTGAGGCTCGTGGCAGCCTGTTGGAAGGCTGGCGTACTCGTCTTCAAGGTCTCTTTAGTGAAGTGCCACTCACCTTCCCACCAGTAGACAGTTTTGATGAGGGGAAAGGCTTTCAGCTGAAGCCTGAAGTCCAGGAGAAGCAAGCTGATTCCCCTTTCGGTCTCACTGTGGGTCATCACCTGGAGAAACCTCTGCCACCGCACAGCCAGATGAAAGCTGGGGTATGA